The following proteins come from a genomic window of bacterium:
- the cutA gene encoding divalent-cation tolerance protein CutA: protein MKGYVVILVTVSSSEEAEKIAQSLVEGKLAACVNIIPGLTSIFLWEGKIDRAAEFLLVIKTREERMKEVIKTVKDLHSYRVPEIIALPIVSGSEDYLKWMDESTQVDRLKAED from the coding sequence ATGAAAGGATACGTAGTTATTCTTGTTACAGTCTCCTCCTCAGAGGAAGCCGAGAAAATTGCTCAATCCCTGGTAGAGGGGAAATTGGCCGCCTGTGTTAATATCATTCCTGGTCTGACCTCTATCTTTCTATGGGAAGGCAAAATAGACCGGGCCGCCGAATTCCTTCTGGTTATTAAGACCCGAGAGGAAAGAATGAAGGAGGTAATCAAGACGGTTAAGGACCTTCATTCTTACCGTGTCCCCGAGATAATTGCCCTGCCTATCGTGAGTGGTAGTGAAGATTACCTCAAGTGGATGGATGAATCTACTCAGGTGGATAGGCTGAAGGCTGAAGACTGA